One Gossypium hirsutum isolate 1008001.06 chromosome A11, Gossypium_hirsutum_v2.1, whole genome shotgun sequence genomic window carries:
- the LOC107924377 gene encoding protein DYAD encodes MAERGVCRQVKFLNSQGDSTAKSLPGKIEEEYDEDDKKHVKTMLISCPEVRKRKCLSSNQLRKEKAARCGKQSLSNGPNKGKQNKHKNTVERWSAERYNLAEESMLEIMKAEGAVFENPISRPALRMAARKLIGDTGLLDHLLKHIDGKVAPGGTDRFRRCYNTSGVMEYWLENADLANKQKEAGISPFWQKPVAAPNHVSAGAIEFNLLNEEMVKLKRDMQELVSKQQEQDQANSIEEMQNEMLKWKAKTDERVMEFASSLNGMQNMCKELMTWKTRVEQQMLAISNSLSSLQASKQCPIFSPASERWEDWLESTNLDNFQGGNLSPWIDNPELINFGQDAVQETDLAPLAWPRPGHSPFEGPFCAQDLDMINEEMAKIMSNVEELAPRRQGEDQANVTPDSSVTANSKSDLDNLLLVQEMLKDLVKWKAKIKQQLTDISSAVSVLQKSRQ; translated from the exons ATGGCAGAGCGGGGTGTCTGCCGGCAAGTTAAATTCCTAAATTCTCAAGGAGATAGCACTGCCAAATCGTTGCCTGGAAAAATTGAGgaagaatatgatgaagatgataAAAAGCATGTGAAAACTATGTTGATTTCATGCCCAGAAGTACGGAAGAGAAAATGCCTTTCCTCCAACCAACTGAGAAAAGAAAAAGCTGCAAGATGTGGGAAACAAAGCTTAAGTAATGGTCCTAACAAGGGCAAgcaaaacaaacataaaaatactGTAGAGAGATGGTCTGCTGAAAG GTATAATCTAGCTGAAGAAAGCATGTTAGAGATCATGAAGGCTGAAGGGGCTGTGTTTGAGAATCCAATATCTCGGCCTGCTTTGAGAATGGCAGCCCGTAAACTTATTGGTGATACTGGGCTATTGGACCATCTGCTGAAGCACATTGATGGAAAGGTGGCACCTGGAGGTACTGATAGGTTTCGGCGTTGTTACAATACCAGTGGAGTGATGGAGTATTGGCTGGAGAATGCTGACCTGGCCAACAAGCAAAAGGAGGCTGGGATCTCCCCATTTTGGCAGAAACCTGTTGCAGCTCCCAATCATGTTTCAGCTGGTGCCATAGAATTCAATCTGCTTAATGAAGAAATGGTAAAACTGAAGAG AGATATGCAGGAGCTGGTATCCAAGCAGCAAGAGCAAGATCAAGCAAATTCAATTGAG GAGATGCAGAACGAAATGCTGAAATGGAAAGCAAAGACAGATGAGCGCGTAATGGAGTTTGCAAGTTCATTGAATGGTATGCAG AATATGTGCAAAGAACTGATGACATGGAAAACTAGAGTTGAGCAGCAGATGCTGGCAATTTCAAATTCATTGAGTAGTCTGCAGGCATCAAAGCAATGCCCTATCTTTAGTCCAGCTTCTGAAAGATGGGAAGATTGGTTAGAGAGCACCAACCTGGACAATTTTCAAGGGGGTAACTTGTCACCCTGGATAGACAATCCTGAGCTGATTAATTTTGGCCAGGATGCAGTTCAAGAGACGGATCTGGCCCCACTTGCATGGCCAAGACCTGGTCATAGCCCCTTTGAGGGCCCTTTTTGTGCTCAAGATCTGGACATGATTAATGAAGAAATGGCTAAAATAATGAG CAATGTGGAGGAGCTAGCACCAAGGAGGCAAGGGGAAGATCAAGCTAATGTGACACCTGATTCTTCTGTAACTGCCAATTCAAAGTCAGATCTTGATAATTTGCTTCTGGTTCAG GAAATGTTGAAGGACCTGGTGAAGTGGAAAGCTAAAATTAAGCAACAGCTGACAGATATTTCAAGTGCGGTTAGCGTTCTGCAGAAATCAAGGCAGTAA
- the LOC107923185 gene encoding serpin-ZX produces MEFPIQAETSSFNTYFCLLLANNILQAKGVENGSNTVISPFSFHLLLSLIAVGSKGRTLEQLFHCLGSKSLEDINSLASQMVDLASPFNKSNGVSIGEPDLSFVNAAWVAQSLKLKPSFQEIVEGVYHAIAKEADFANKAEQVVAEVNAWAETATRGLIRNLLTAEALKVIN; encoded by the exons ATGGAGTTTCCAATACAGGCAGAAACCAGTAGTTTCAACACCTATTTCTGTCTGCTGTTGGCTAATAACATTCTTCAAGCAAAAGGTGTTGAAAATGGATCAAACACAGTGATCTCACCATTTTCATTCCATCTTTTGTTGAGCTTGATTGCAGTTGGATCGAAGGGACGTACTTTAGAGCAGCTATTCCACTGTTTAGGATCCAAAAGCCTCGAAGATATCAATTCACTAGCTTCCCAAATGGTTGATCTGGCATCACCATTCAATAAAAGCAATGGGGTTTCCATTGGTGAACCAGACTTGTCCTTTGTTAATGCGGCTTGGGTCGCTCAAAGCTTAAAGCTGAAACCTTCTTTCCAAGAGATTGTAGAAGGTGTCTACCATGCCATTGCCAAAGAAGCTGACTTTGCCAATAAA GCTGAACAGGTTGTAGCTGAAGTAAATGCGTGGGCTGAGACTGCAACAAGAGGGCTCATCAGGAACCTTCTCACAGCTGAGGCCTTGAAGGTTATAAATTAA
- the LOC121209854 gene encoding serpin-ZXA, whose product MHFFLPDAKDGLKNLLQMFKSNPEYFNKRFDLVNEKIFDFWVPRFKFEFEFEASEAMIKMGLDLPFNRSKAEITEMVDSVTEPLFVRKMFHKCLIEVNEEGTEAAASTAVIIEQQQQSVYPNPSFVADHPFMFMIKEETSGVVIFVGAVLNPSLDS is encoded by the coding sequence ATGCATTTCTTTCTACCAGATGCAAAAGATGGCTTGAAGAACTTGCTACAAATGTTCAAGTCCAACCCTGAATATTTCAACAAGCGATTCGATCTCGTCAACGAGAAAATTTTCGACTTCTGGGTTCCGAGATTCAAGTTCGAGTTCGAGTTTGAAGCATCGGAGGCGATGATCAAAATGGGACTAGATCTACCTTTTAATAGAAGTAAAGCAGAGATTACTGAAATGGTAGACTCGGTTACTGAACCTCTATTTGTGAGGAAGATGTTTCACAAATGTTTGATTGAAGTGAACGAGGAAGGAACCGAAGCTGCTGCTAGCACTGCAGTTATAATCGAACAGCAGCAGCAGTCGGTTTATCCAAATCCAAGCTTTGTAGCGGATCATCCTTTCATGTTCATGATCAAGGAAGAGACATCTGGAGTTGTGATCTTTGTTGGAGCAGTGCTCAATCCCTCGTTGGACTCCTAA
- the LOC107924655 gene encoding acyl-coenzyme A thioesterase 13: MDLETVKKYLEKGVGADGDDKNASTINGMPSRFFENFIMQGLHVDQIEKGRVLCSMKVPPRLLNAGNFLHGGATASLVDLVGSAVIYTYGVSTSGVSVEISITYLDAAYVGEEIEIEAKALRVGKTVAVVTVEFRKKKTGKIIAQGRHTKYLTAQSKM, from the exons ATGGATTTGGAAACGGTGAAGAAATACTTGGAGAAAGGAGTTGGGGCTGACGGCGATGACAAGAACGCCTCAACCATCAATGGCATGCCTTCTAGATTCTTCGAAAACTTCATCATGCAAGGTCTCCATGTTGACCAAATCGAAAAGGGTCGAGTCCTTTGCTCCATGAAAGTCCCTCCTCGTTTGCTG aacgcTGGTAATTTCTTGCACGGTGGAGCTACTGCATCACTGGTGGATTTGGTTGGATCAGCGGTTATTTACACCTACGGAGTTAGCACCAGTGGAGTTTCTGTCGAAATCAGTATCACTTACTTGGATGCTGCTTATGTTGGC GAGGAAATCGAGATAGAGGCTAAGGCATTGCGTGTTGGGAAGACTGTTGCCGTTGTCACGGTTGAGTTTCGGAAGAAAAAAACTGGGAAAATCATTGCGCAAGGGCGTCATACCAAGTACCTCACCGCCCAGAGTAAAATGTAA
- the LOC107924340 gene encoding proteasome subunit alpha type-4, translated as MSRRYDSRTTIFSPEGRLYQVEYAMEAIGNAGSAIGILSKDGVVLVGEKKVTSKLLQTSTSTEKMYKIDDHVACAVAGIMSDANILINTARVQAQRYTYAYQEPMPVEQLVQSLCDTKQGYTQFGGLRPFGVSFLFAGWDKNYGFQLYMSDPSGNYSGWKAAAIGANNQAAQSMLKQDYKDDITREEAVQLALKVLSKTMDSTSLTSEKLELAEVFLTPSGNVKYQVCSPDSLSKLLVKFGVTQPATEAS; from the coding sequence ATGTCTCGGAGATATGATAGCCGCACAACAATCTTTTCCCCTGAAGGCCGTCTCTACCAAGTAGAGTATGCAATGGAAGCCATTGGGAATGCTGGCTCTGCGATTGGAATATTATCAAAGGATGGTGTTGTCTTGGTTGGTGAAAAGAAAGTTACTTCCAAGCTTCTTCAAACCTCCACATCTACTGAAAAGATGTACAAGATTGATGATCATGTTGCTTGTGCTGTGGCGGGAATAATGTCCGATGCAAACATCCTAATCAACACTGCTAGGGTGCAAGCTCAACGATACACATATGCTTACCAAGAGCCAATGCCTGTTGAACAGTTGGTTCAATCTCTCTGTGATACAAAGCAGGGTTATACCCAGTTTGGTGGTCTCCGCCCATTCGGTGTTTCATTTCTTTTTGCAGGATGGGACAAGAACTACGGATTCCAACTTTACATGAGTGATCCTAGTGGTAACTACAGTGGATGGAAAGCTGCAGCTATCGGTGCCAATAATCAAGCAGCTCAGTCAATGTTGAAACAAGATTACAAGGACGATATCACAAGGGAAGAAGCCGTTCAACTTGCGCTGAAGGTGCTGAGTAAAACCATGGACAGCACCAGCCTTACTTCGGAGAAACTTGAACTGGCTGAGGTTTTTCTTACACCTTCTGGGAATGTGAAGTACCAGGTTTGCTCACCTGATTCTCTGAGCAAGTTGTTGGTGAAGTTTGGAGTGACCCAACCTGCCACTGAGGCTTCTTGA